A single region of the Sphaeramia orbicularis chromosome 6, fSphaOr1.1, whole genome shotgun sequence genome encodes:
- the rgma gene encoding repulsive guidance molecule A, whose product MQPPRERSEVRPRAGWMVMGKRGRPSALDVCRVLAVCLSLFPTVSLQCKILKCNSEFWASTSNSGPEEEFCTALRAYNSCVRRTARTCRGDLAYHSAQHGIEDLMSQHNCSKEGPTSQPRDRIPLLPPPPPSPPDSQERSDGPEVCHYERSLPRNTSPPNYTHCGFFGDPHLRTFGDEFQTCKVEGAWPLIHNKYLSVQVTNTPVVPGSLATATSKLTIIFKNFQECVDQKMYHAETDELPAAFADGSKNGGDRHGANTLRVVEKVPGQHVEIQARYIGTTIVVRQVGRYLTFAVRMPEEVVNSVEEGDNQDLYLCLHGCPANQRIDFRNFRARAAEAQSAARTRGGSGAHGFTYQSAKAKCKERLPVEDLYFQSCVFDLLSSGDINFTMAAYYAFEDVKMLHSNSKRYHIFEEDMRNAAHAGKDILSLLLLNLLAVLMWMECCTVYL is encoded by the exons ATGCAGCCGCCAAG GGAGAGGAGCGAAGTGCGACCCCGAGCTGGATGGATGGTTATGGGGAAAAGAGGAAGACCCTCGGCGCTTGATGTGTGCAGAGTCCTGGCAGTTTGTCTCTCACTTTTTCCCACCG TGAGTCTGCAGTGCAAGATCCTCAAGTGTAACTCTGAATTTTGGGCCTCCACCTCAAACTCTGGACCGGAGGAGGAGTTTTGTACAGCGCTGCGGGCGTACAACAGCTGCGTACGCCGAACCGCACGTACCTGCAGGGGTGACTTGGCGTACCACTCGGCCCAGCATGGCATAGAAGACCTAATGAGCCAACATAACTGCTCCAAGGAGGGGCCGACATCCCAACCACGTGACCGCATCCCGCTTCTTCCTCCGCCTCCGCCTTCCCCACCTGACAGCCAGGAACGCTCTGATGGCCCGGAAGTGTGTCACTATGAGCGAAGTCTTCCCCGAAATACGTCGCCGCCTAACTACACCCACTGCGGCTTCTTTGGAGACCCACACCTCCGAACCTTTGGGGATGAATTCCAGACGTGCAAAGTGGAAGGAGCTTGGCCGCTCATCCACAACAAATACCTGTCTGTTCAGGTGACCAACACTCCTGTAGTACCGGGCTCTTTGGCTACAGCTACAAGCAAG CTGACAATCATCTTTAAGAATTTCCAGGAGTGTGTAGACCAGAAGATGTACCATGCAGAGACAGATGAACTGCCAGCTGCCTTTGCAGATGGTTCCAAGAACGGAGGAGATCGGCACGGAGCGAACACTCTGCGTGTAGTGGAGAAGGTTCCCGGGCAGCACGTGGAGATTCAGGCACGATACATCGGAACCACCATCGTGGTCCGGCAGGTCGGCCGATACCTGACCTTCGCCGTGCGGATGCCGGAAGAAGTAGTGAACTCAGTGGAGGAAGGCGATAACCAGGACTTGTATCTGTGTCTTCATGGCTGTCCTGCCAACCAGCGCATCGACTTCAGGAACTTCAGGGCCAGAGCGGCAGAGGCCCAAAGCGCAGCCAGGACCAGGGGTGGCTCCGGGGCCCACGGGTTCACATACCAGTCTGCAAAAGCCAAGTGCAAAGAGCGGCTACCAGTGGAGGACCTGTACTTTCAGTCGTGTGTCTTTGACCTCCTCTCCTCCGGGGACATAAACTTCACCATGGCAGCCTACTATGCCTTTGAGGACGTAAAAATGCTCCACTCAAACAGCAAGAGATACCACATCTTCGAGGAGGATATGAGGAATGCAGCGCATGCAGGAAAAGACAtactttccctcctcctcctcaacctCTTGGCTGTGTTAATGTGGATGGAGTGTTGCACTGTTTACCTCTAG